A genomic region of Deltaproteobacteria bacterium contains the following coding sequences:
- a CDS encoding nitrate reductase subunit alpha: protein MSWIQDIISPETRRWEEFYRNRFQHDRIVRSTHGVNCTGGCSWQIHVKDGIVVWETQQLDYPLLEDSLPPYEPRGCQRGISYSWYLYSPLRIKYPLIRGALLDAFEKEKAAAKGDAVLAWANLQKDPQKRAAYQQARGKGGFRRASWDTVLELMAAANIHTAKEYGPDRVFGFSPIPAMSMLSYAAGARFLQLFGGVNLSFYDWYCDLPTAFPEIWGEQTDVCESADWYNAKMIADMGACLNMTRTPDCHFFAEARHNGTKAVVFAPDFSQVCKYADQWVPLHAGSDGAFWMAVSHVILKEFHHEKATPYFLDYVKKHTDSPYLVKLAKVGNHYRPGRLVRANEIAKWRDIEHGDWKFLNIDQTSNELVVPKGSVGHRWDKTQGNWNTLHENAIDNKPYDPRLTLLGDRDDTLPTEFTDFGLDRTVVRNVPVRYIETTEGKVPVTTVYDLIMAQYGVGRGLAGDYPKNYTDPDAAYTPAWQEILTGIDSKTVLQFAREWANTAAATEGKCMIIVGAGINHWYHANLMYRAGAMALMLSGCVGKNGGGLNHYVGQEKLAPVDSWSAIAFAKDWQGPSRLQQAPLWHYINTCQYRYDGQFSRYNAVPKNEMTAQHTADTIFQSVRNGWMPFYPQFEQNPLALSREATANGAKTDDEILKYTLDKLKSKTLQYSVADPDAEKNFPRLWYIWRGNAIMGSMKGHEYALKHYLGTHSNAIGKDSDEHPTEVKWHDVAPTGKMDLVVDLNFRMDSSALYSDIVLPAASWYEKADLNSTDLHSFIHPLSQAVAPVWESKSDWDIFKALAKATADCAKKHFSGTHKDIVATPLSHDTPDEVTQPSLKDWYRGECEAIPGKTMHKMGIVERDYTQLYEKYIALGDLIRSKGLGAHGNHYHCEEEYDQLLASNHFPTEVIAGKVYPSLREDNLAANVLLHLSTLTNGKLNMKAYRNMERKTGLKLADLGAGSEDVLIRYEDLQAQPRRYNTSPLWSGLMNDGRAYCAYTYNHDRRVPWRTLTGRQHFYLDHDLYLAYGENLPTYKPSPRPAAYGDLKETLKGGEALALNCLTPHGKWHIHSTYMENHRMLTLSRGCEPCWMSEADAAALGIQDNDWVEVYNDHGVYCTRACVSSRIPKGVCIVYHVPERTVGIPKSQVRGNRRAGGHNSFTRIHLKPNYLSGGYGQFSYHFNYWGPIAPQRDTHVIVKRMTTVVF from the coding sequence ATGAGCTGGATCCAGGACATCATCTCGCCCGAGACGCGGCGGTGGGAAGAGTTCTACCGCAATCGCTTTCAGCACGATCGCATCGTCCGGAGCACCCACGGCGTCAACTGCACGGGGGGCTGCTCCTGGCAGATTCACGTCAAGGATGGCATCGTCGTCTGGGAAACGCAGCAACTCGACTACCCTCTGCTCGAGGATTCGCTGCCGCCGTACGAGCCGCGTGGATGCCAGCGCGGGATTTCGTACTCCTGGTACCTGTATAGCCCGCTACGCATCAAGTATCCGCTGATCCGCGGCGCGCTGCTCGACGCCTTCGAAAAAGAGAAGGCCGCAGCGAAGGGTGACGCGGTCCTCGCCTGGGCGAACCTGCAGAAGGACCCCCAGAAGCGTGCGGCCTACCAGCAGGCGCGCGGCAAGGGCGGCTTCCGCCGCGCCTCGTGGGACACCGTGCTGGAGTTGATGGCGGCTGCGAACATTCACACCGCCAAGGAGTATGGCCCGGATCGCGTGTTCGGCTTCTCGCCCATCCCGGCGATGTCGATGCTGAGCTATGCCGCGGGCGCGCGCTTCCTGCAGCTATTTGGCGGCGTGAACCTGAGCTTCTACGACTGGTACTGCGATCTACCCACGGCGTTTCCGGAGATCTGGGGCGAGCAGACCGACGTCTGCGAGAGCGCCGATTGGTACAACGCGAAGATGATCGCCGACATGGGCGCGTGTCTGAACATGACGCGAACGCCCGATTGTCACTTCTTCGCGGAGGCTCGGCACAACGGCACGAAGGCCGTGGTCTTTGCCCCGGACTTCAGCCAAGTCTGCAAATACGCGGACCAGTGGGTGCCGCTGCACGCCGGTAGTGACGGTGCCTTCTGGATGGCCGTCTCGCACGTGATCCTAAAGGAATTCCACCACGAGAAGGCCACTCCGTATTTCCTGGACTACGTCAAGAAGCACACCGACAGCCCGTATCTCGTGAAGCTCGCGAAGGTGGGAAATCACTACCGTCCCGGCCGCCTCGTTCGCGCCAACGAGATCGCGAAGTGGCGGGACATCGAGCACGGCGACTGGAAGTTTCTCAATATCGACCAGACGAGCAACGAGCTCGTGGTCCCGAAGGGCAGCGTGGGCCACCGCTGGGACAAGACCCAGGGAAACTGGAACACCCTGCACGAGAATGCGATCGACAACAAGCCTTACGATCCGAGGCTGACCCTGCTTGGCGACCGCGATGACACGCTTCCGACGGAGTTCACGGACTTCGGCCTCGACAGGACCGTGGTCCGCAATGTGCCCGTGCGGTACATCGAAACCACCGAAGGCAAGGTACCGGTAACGACCGTCTACGACCTGATCATGGCGCAGTACGGCGTCGGTCGCGGCCTGGCCGGGGACTACCCCAAGAACTACACCGACCCGGACGCCGCCTATACGCCCGCATGGCAGGAGATCCTCACCGGGATCGATTCGAAGACCGTGCTCCAGTTTGCGCGCGAGTGGGCGAACACCGCCGCGGCGACCGAGGGCAAGTGCATGATCATCGTCGGCGCGGGTATCAACCACTGGTACCACGCGAACTTGATGTATCGCGCCGGCGCCATGGCCCTGATGCTCTCAGGATGCGTCGGCAAGAACGGCGGCGGTCTCAATCACTACGTTGGCCAGGAAAAGCTCGCTCCAGTCGACTCCTGGTCCGCCATCGCCTTCGCGAAGGACTGGCAGGGTCCGAGCCGGCTTCAGCAAGCCCCGCTCTGGCACTACATCAACACCTGCCAGTACCGTTACGACGGACAGTTCTCTCGTTACAACGCGGTGCCGAAGAACGAGATGACCGCGCAACATACGGCGGACACGATCTTCCAGTCGGTGCGCAACGGATGGATGCCGTTCTACCCGCAGTTCGAGCAGAACCCGCTCGCCCTTTCCCGCGAGGCCACCGCGAACGGCGCCAAGACCGACGACGAGATCCTCAAATACACGCTCGACAAGCTCAAGAGCAAGACGCTGCAGTACTCGGTCGCCGACCCGGACGCGGAGAAGAACTTCCCCCGCCTTTGGTATATTTGGCGTGGCAACGCGATCATGGGGAGCATGAAGGGGCATGAGTACGCGCTGAAGCACTACCTCGGTACGCACTCCAACGCGATCGGCAAGGACTCCGACGAACATCCGACGGAGGTGAAATGGCATGACGTGGCACCGACGGGAAAGATGGATCTCGTCGTCGACCTCAACTTCCGCATGGATTCGTCGGCCCTCTACTCGGACATCGTGCTTCCGGCTGCGTCCTGGTACGAGAAGGCTGATCTCAACAGCACCGACCTTCATTCCTTCATCCATCCGCTCTCGCAGGCGGTCGCGCCGGTGTGGGAATCGAAGTCCGACTGGGACATCTTCAAGGCGCTCGCCAAGGCGACCGCCGACTGCGCCAAGAAGCACTTTTCCGGAACCCACAAGGACATCGTAGCGACGCCGCTGTCTCACGACACACCGGACGAGGTCACCCAGCCATCGCTGAAGGATTGGTATCGCGGTGAGTGCGAAGCGATTCCGGGCAAGACGATGCACAAGATGGGCATCGTCGAGCGCGACTATACCCAGCTCTACGAGAAGTATATTGCGCTCGGCGACCTAATCCGATCGAAGGGGCTCGGCGCCCACGGCAATCATTACCACTGCGAGGAGGAATACGATCAACTTCTCGCCTCCAATCACTTTCCGACCGAGGTGATTGCCGGCAAGGTCTATCCGTCGCTGCGCGAAGACAACTTGGCCGCCAACGTTCTCTTGCACCTCTCGACGCTCACGAACGGCAAGCTCAACATGAAAGCTTACCGGAACATGGAGAGGAAGACGGGGCTGAAGCTCGCCGACCTCGGTGCGGGAAGCGAAGACGTGCTCATTCGCTATGAGGACCTGCAAGCGCAGCCGCGGCGCTACAACACGTCTCCGCTGTGGTCGGGCTTGATGAACGACGGCAGAGCGTATTGCGCCTACACCTACAATCACGACAGGCGTGTGCCCTGGCGAACTCTCACGGGGCGGCAGCACTTCTACCTCGATCACGACCTGTATCTCGCGTACGGGGAGAACCTGCCCACCTACAAGCCGTCACCGAGGCCGGCCGCGTACGGTGATCTGAAGGAGACGCTCAAGGGCGGCGAGGCGCTCGCCCTCAACTGCCTCACGCCCCACGGCAAGTGGCACATCCATTCGACCTACATGGAGAACCACCGCATGCTCACCCTGTCGCGGGGCTGCGAGCCGTGCTGGATGAGCGAAGCTGACGCGGCCGCGCTCGGGATTCAGGACAACGACTGGGTCGAGGTCTACAACGATCACGGCGTGTACTGCACGCGCGCCTGCGTGAGTTCGCGCATCCCGAAAGGGGTCTGCATCGTCTATCACGTCCCCGAGCGCACGGTCGGCATTCCGAAGTCCCAGGTGCGTGGCAACCGGAGGGCCGGCGGCCACAACAGCTTCACGCGCATTCACTTGAAGCCGAACTACTTGAGCGGCGGCTACGGGCAGTTCAGCTACCACTTCAACTACTGGGGCCCCATAGCACCGCAGCGGGACACGCACGTCATCGTCAAGAGAATGACCACGGTCGTCTTCTGA